One part of the Mycosarcoma maydis chromosome 18, whole genome shotgun sequence genome encodes these proteins:
- a CDS encoding putative NADH dehydrogenase (ubiquinone) 22K chain precursor: protein MATHRDAKFPGKPYIDPAPMPSSQPHIDELGVTSAPLKSASFFIGEHCKDVNEDFMLCKNESRDPAHCLKEGRRVTRCARDLIKKLSDSCGKEWEAHYQCLEQHNQEFYRCRKPEKTLNQCVFEKLKLAKNIPGSPEGQPQIHEKKNPVLG from the exons ATGGCCACTCACCGAGATGCCAAGTTTCCAGGGAAACCCTACATCGACCCGGCTCCAATGCCTTCGAGCCAGCCACAcattgacgagctcggtgTGACCTCTGCACCGCTCAAGTCTGCGAGTTTCTTTATTGGCGAGCATTGCAAGGATGTCAACGAGGACTTCATGCTTTGCAAGAACGAGAGTCGTGACCCTGCCCACTGCCTTAAGGAGGGACGTCGTGTAACGAGATGCGCGCGCGATTT GATCAAGAAGCTGAGTGACAGCTGTGGTAAGGAGTGGGAGGCTCACTACCAAtgtctcgagcagcacaacCAGGAGTTCTACAGATGCAGGAAACCAGAAAAGACACTCAACCAATGTGTGTTTGAGAAGTTG AAATTGGCCAAGAACATTCCCGGATCGCCAGAAGGCCAGCCGCAGATTCACGAAAAGAAGAACCCGGTGTTGGGTTGA